The sequence CCGAAGTTTTGTAGGCACGGTTCATCTCCGCAAGTTCTTCGGCCCTCCACAACTGCACGTATCGGGCACCAATGAAACCCTCGCCTCCATTTGTGCGTGCAAGGAAGGCAAAGTAGCTTTCCGGTAGAGATTGCGCCAGCGCAGTTCTCAACGAAGCGCGAGCCTCAGTGGAGGCAGGGGCATTTGGCTGAAAGGCTTGATCGTCTGCTTCCATCGGTCGACAATTTTATAGCAGACAGGCTTGGTTGACGTAATCAGGCGATTACACCAACTACGATCTGGAAACCGGCCCTGTTGAATTCGCCCTGCGCCGCACCAGAAGCATCCCAATAGTCAGGAAAGCAGCCGCCCACAGAGGCGCTTCCACGGGATCAACGGCCACTACAAGATTCCCAACATGGAGCAGAAATCCGGGGATAGGGAGCCGCAACATGAAAGGAAGAAATTTGGATGATTATGCACTTGACACAGATGGCTATCAAGCGTAATCTAGGGCCATGTCAATTCCATCCGAACACAAAGGGGCGTTCTGGTTAGTATTTGTGGCCACGATAGTGCTTTGTGTTGTCGTGCTATGGCTCGTACTGAGGGCGGCCCAATGAAAATTCTAGAAATGATAAGCAAGCCCGGTGCGATGGTGAGCGGATCCACAAGCGCAGTCCTGTGTTTCAGTGCGGCGGCTGGATTCTGGGTGGCGGGGCAGCACAACAGGTCAATTATCTGGGTTGTATTGGGTGTGGCTGAAGTCTTAGCCATTGTTCTCTAAGGAAACGATATGAAAATGATAGACGTTTCAAAGACTCTCGCCACTGACGAACAGTGTCTAGCCTACCTAGAGGCTTCGCGCTGGCCTGCGGGTGTGCGCTGCACGGTCTGCGGAGCCAAGGAAGTATCGCGGATCACGCGCAAGTCGAAGTCGAAGAACGTTCGCGCCCAGCTTTATCAGTGCCTAGAGAAAACCTGCAAGACTCAGTTCTCGGCCACGTCCGGCACGATCTTCCATGACTCGCACCTTCCCCTGCCGAAGTGGTTTACCGCTATTGCTCTGATCGTGGATGCCAAGAAAGGCAAGTCGGCTTTGGAACTGTCGCGCAACCTGGGATGTAACTATCGGACCGCGTGGTATCTCTCGCACCGCATCCGTGAAGCCATGAACGAACCTGACGGCCTGAAACTGACTGGCACGGTCGAGATCGACGAAACCTACATCCGCGGAAAGCAGAAGGGCCACAAACGCAAAAAGCTCAAAGACGTAGTGCTCGGCATCCGGCAACGCGGCGGCCCTTTGAAGCTCGTACAGGTAAAGGACAACAAAGCAGGGACTCTGTACGAGCAAATCGAAAAGCACGTTGACACGAACGCGGATCACATCATGACGGATGACGCTGGCTGGTACAACTTCCGCCTGACGAAGTTCCGCAATGTGCCACACTCGAAAATCCGGCACTCTGCTAAGGAATATGTTCGCGGCGAAGTTCACACGAACACAGTCGAGAACTCGTTTTCACTGCTCAAGCGTGCAGTGATAGGGACGTATCACCAACTGTCGATAAAGCATCTGCAGCGCTATCTGAACGAGTTTTCCTATAGGTTCAATCGGCGGGAAGATGCGGATATGTTCGAGCAGACTGTATCGCGCATGGCTGGCATCAAAGCGATGCCTTATCAGAAACTGGTGGAGCAAAATGCCTTTACACCATTCGTGCGGCCGCAGTAGTGTATCTCCATGGCCGACCCAGAAGTTCTGCGAGTATCTCTAAAATATTCCGGCCCTGATGTCGAAGACGGATCTATGTCGATTAATGACATTGTTCCGGCTCTCCACGGCTTCGCAAATGCATATGAGAAGATTGCCTCCTTCGAGAATCTATCCCACGATCACCACCTGCGCTTAGTTGGCCTTACCAAGTCATCGGCGGAAATCCATATCAATGTTTTGGAGTGGATCGGAACACATGCTACGCCACTTCAGGTGTTAGGGGGATTCGCATCTGGGATCGTCACCACGATCATTGCGGTGATTAAGTTAAAGAAACATGCCGAAGGAAAACCAACCGAAATCACAGCCGCCGCTAGCGCTTCTAATAAAATCGAGGTCCAGAATCACCTTAGAGTATCAATGGAATTTGACCCACGCATCTATGAAGTATTTCGGTCTCAGTTAATTGATGGAGAATTGAGCAAGATCGTATCGCCACTAAGGGAAAAACGTATCAATGAAGTGAGCCTCGGATCACCGGAAATTGATTCGGGAGAAATTGTCCTGGCTGAGGAAAAACAGTTTTTTGACCTTGAAAAAAAGACAGTAGTGACGACCCGCGAGGTATGGCTGGAAGGTTTCATGGACTCGCTCAGCAAATCTAGAAATCGTGGGACGTTCTACTTAAGAGGTGGGCGAAGTATATCCTACAAATTGTCCGCTGCTAACCCTTCGGCGCTCTATGTAGACTTCGCATATAACGGTCCTGTTCGGGTCCGGTGTTTGGCGGAACTGGACGAAAACCTAGAGCCAATGCAACTTGAGATTTACGAGATTCAACGTATGCAATCGAGCCTGTTTCCAACTGGCTAGGCGCTCCGCTTCTGCGGTTTCGCCTTGATGAGCTTCCCCAGAACCCTATCAAAAGCGGCCTTTGGAACCTTGACTGACTTCTTGGGCATTTTGGTTTTCCTCATATTTCCAGCCATTTGAAGGGTTTTCCCCCGACCATCCACAGTTTCTCCACAGAAAACACGATTTACGCTGTTCCGCACAGCTCCAGCTTTTGCTATCACGGGAGTAGGCGGAGGCTGACTGGACGGTACCAGAGCCGGATTTATAACCCGGAGTTCCCCGACAGGAACGGTGTTCGACCCACCCAGCCTCCGCCACAACTCCCTCGCACCACGTTATACCACTGGTGCGTCCCGACAGGGAACTTTTGGTACAATCCTCGCCATCGTCTGAGGAGACCGCGCCTTGCCGCAAATTCCAGAAGAACTTCCCACCAGCCCGTTGTCTCTCGCCTGCCCTCGCTGTGGCGCCAAACCTGGTCACATCTGTTTGATATTGGATGGCCAGCTTGAAGTCGTCCACATCGCACGTATCAGCGCGGCGGCCGCTATAGACGAAACAAATCGCAAGTAGAACCTTCCTGTAACCCTCTGATGTACAATCATCGCCTTCCCCTTTCTTCCCCAGAAAGCGAGAAGTGAATGGCACTCTACAAAGAACCTAACTACTTGGAGAGATCAACCGACAAAGCCTTTGATTCTCTTCATCAACCTGGCGGCAAGACTCCCCATTCTGGAATCTACCGTTGCGAGAACTGCGGTGACGAGATTGCATCTAATGAGGGCAACCCACTACCACCGCAAAACCACAAACAACACCAGCCCAGCAGAGGCGCTATTCTTTGGCGCATGATTCTGTATGCTGTGCAGAAATAGGCTCTTGGGATACCCGTAAAGGGGCTTGCAATTCTTGCTTTTTATAATGACCCCACAGCAGAGGTGCAAGCTCATTCAAGCACTCGGGTTTATCGCCGTATTGGTAGTGTTTCTTGTCGCTGCGATCACTCTGCTAGTCAAGAACAAGTCCAGCTTTGCAGCACTGGCCTCGATTCGGTTCTGGCCTTATTGGCTTCTGATCGCTCCCTCGTTTGGGGATCGGTGGTTTCAGGTAAGCGCCGTGCAAGCGGCGTACTACTTTCTGTGTTTTGCTAGTCCTGCCTTTTTTGCGTTCGCCGCAGGTGCAGTTCTCTACCGGCCTGTTGTCGCCCACTCGACCGCACTCATGGGAGTTGTGAGTGTACCTTGGCTCTATTAGGACTTTATCAGCGGCAACGGAATGGGGGAAACCGCATGGCTCATATTCAACCGACCAAATAACGAATATGCCATGTACCCGCCTTACGGGTATCGGCGATGGGTTTGCTCTACTCGAACCATCGTTGCTTCACCATGAACCACGGATTCGAGGTCGCGCCGCCGCAGCAACTCCTCGAACCGATTGACCGAGACTTCTTGCCGTGGTTCCCACCGTGGGGGCAGTTGATTCGCCGCCGAGAACTCGTTGTGGATCTCATGGAGATCCAATTTGCGTCACATGGACGCGCTGCCTTCCGCGTCAATGCAGGCGTCGTGCCGAGAGATGGCCTCACGACTCCCATGGGGCACCGATCTGTGGAGGAATTGGGTGTCCATTGGCTTGAAGAGTTCTTCGAGACCCATGCTCGCCCATGGCTGAGACCCGGGCTAAGGGCATTGGGAGTAGAGGCACTTGGTGCTTGGTTTTCCGTCTGGTGCTGGCCTTATCAGATACCCCTGAAAGAAGACTACGAGAAGGTTGCCCAATTCGCGACGAGTTCCGTGCCAGAACTCGAACTGGCTTTACGCGAAGGACGATTGGGCTCCCACGTACGGCGGGTCACGATTCCATGGTCCCGTCGCCCTTACCCTCGTAAAATTGAGACCTCTTAAGAACCCTTGGAAACGACGCGGATTCCTTAATTGCATATCGCACGAGCGTTTCACCTTGCATCACGTAGGCATCTTCCGATGTGCCTCGGTCCACCTCTTTGCCAATCAACTTAAAAACAGGCTTTGCGATCACTGGCCTGCGCCGTAGAAGTCCGACCGCATCTTTAGTGCAGGGGGTCCCATCGGGGCCGAGTGATTTGAACGCAGGGTGCTCACCATATTTCCTGATAACGTCCGCCATGGTCTGTTTTCCAAGCGGCACGACCTTGCTACCCACGCCTCTTATCCAATCAAGGTAATCGCTTAGGGTGCCCCATTCATTCGCATTCGTTGCGAATGAGTGGGCTCTGCGTGCGTCAGTTACTCATGGGCTCGGATGGTGTCTTTTGGACAAATGGTCAGAGTACCAATCAGCGGAAATTGATTGTGATCTCGACCCAGGCCGGCGGTGACGAAACCCACATATCGCAAAGTGCGCGATTGTGGGGCACCCGGCCGTGGCCGTTCCAAACCCAGGACACCCACTTGTACGTATTATTATGGTGCCCCAAGCTATGGACCCTAGTGCCATCATCGAGCAGATCGACAGAATCCTACGCAGCCGGAGTTTCGCGAGCAAGAGCCAGCTCAGGAAGCTGCTGCAAGTTCTGCACGAGAACATGCATTCGCAAATCACACTGAAGCCGGATCAGGTGATCAAGGAACTCTGGCCCGCCGAGATTCGGACAAAGCGATCCGCAGATGTGGCGGCGGAGATGAACCGGCTGCGGCGTGCGCTGAAATCCTATTACGAGGGCGAAGGCGCGAGAGACTCAATCACGATTTGCCTTCCTAATCGTGCGGTAGCCGCTGCAAATGAAACGCGCGAACGGCCGTGGATCATAGCGAAACTTCGTGCGGACGCAGAGGATAATGCGGCGGCAGATCATCAGCCCAGGTCGCATGTGAATCCTCGTAAGGGGCGAAGAATTGCCGGCCTTGGTGCTGTACTCGGCGCGGCCCTTGTCATCGTGGGCTACGCTTCCATCCGAATGCTCACCGTGCACGATCAGCCCAAGTCTGGACGCCTTGACGGTTCAACGCTCAGGATCATGGACGCGGAGGGGAAGGAACTATGGAACAAGGTCTTTCCCGAAGGATTCGGTCCCGAGTGGTACATCGCGCAGGGGCCGCGTATCTGGTTCGTGGATGTGGAGGGGAATGGCCGCACCAGTGTTCTTTTCGTCTATTCGCCAGCGATCCCGGGGCCGCACCGGACGCTGATCTGCTACTCGGATCGAGGCAAAGAGAAATGGCGCTGGACTCCAGGGAGAGAGCTGCCCGAGCTTGCAGGCAGCCCTGCGACGTACTTGATTCATACCCTTAGGGTACTCAAGGCGAGGGAAGGGAGACCTCTTCGAATCGTCGTTTTAAGTCAGCATGATCCCTGGTGGCCCAGTCAGATCGCGATTCTCGATTCCAATGGTAGAACCATTTCCGAGTACTGGCACTCTGGGGGCTTAGGCTACATCACGTTGGCCGACCTGGATGGCGATGGCAGAGAGGAAATTGTCGCAACGGGAGTCAGCGAGTATGACCATCAAGCCACGTTAGTGGTGCTTGATCCTGACCGGGTGTTTGGCGCCTCCACCGAGGTGCGGCCCGACTTTCAAATCCACGGCATGGGGGTTGCCCAGGAGAGATTGCGGCTGTTGTTTCCGCGGAGCGATTTGAACCGAGCGTTGTTCCAGTACGGTCAAGCCATTGAACCCACGGTCGAGCATGGCATCGTTCGACTTACGGTGATGGAATGCATCACCCCGCCGGGTTGCCGCATCTATTACGAATTCGACAAGAACTTTCGTCTGATCGCTGCCTTTGCCGGGGGTGACGAATTTCGCAGCGCTCATGCGCGGTTCTATCAGAACGGCAAAGACGCGCATCCGCTGAATGCGGAAGAACAAGCGGCGTTCCAAAAGGTCCGATGCCTGGTGGGATGCAAGTCGGAGTTCGTCCCCGTTGGTAAGCTGGTCCCCTGAATCCGCAACAACTGAGTTCGACTTCAGAAATGGCATGAAATCGGGCCGATTTCATACCAAATTCATATCATTTTCCGCTCGTTGCTCTGCGGTAAATGCTTTGTCGTGCTAGGTTAGTTCTCCCCCCGAGAGCATCTGTCCGCTTGATTCTGTATACGTCTGGCTGAGACGGTATGGTTCACGTCATCTAGCGGCAGAACGAAACTTCGCTTGGAGGCGGAGAAATAATGACGAAACTGGCGGCGTTGGCAACGATCGTTCTTGCGTTTTTTTTTCTGTTCATAGTTCCGCAGCCGAATCGAGCCGCGAGAATCGACGGCTCTCCTACAATGACGAATAGCAACGGTCCCACCACCACCAGCTTCGACTGCCCTGGCGCAGGCACGGGCGCGCTGCAGGGCACCGGCGGCATCAGCAGTAACTCGGCGGGGACCATCGCGGGATTCTGTGTTCTCGCAGGCAATGGCAATGTGGCTCACGGCTTCGTGCGCGCCGCCGACGGCACGATTACCCTTTTCGACGCTCCCGGCGCTGGCACGGGAATGAATCAGGGAACCTTCCCTATCGGCATCAACGCGGGAGGAGTGATTACGGGAATGTTCTCCGACACGAACAACGTGTATCGCGGATTCGTGCGAGCTGCCGGTGGCACGATCACCACATTCAACGCTCCGGGGGCGAACGTGGGCGGCCATGCGGGAACCACCCCGATGAGCATCAACAAGGCAGGGACGATCACAGGAATGTACCGGGACCCGGCCTTGGTGTATCACGGCTTCGTTCGCACTGCGGGTGGCACGATTACGTCTTTCGACGCTCCCGGCGCTGGCACAGGCTACGTTCAGGGTACCCAGCCCCTCAGCATTAACACGGCGGGAACGA is a genomic window of Acidobacteriota bacterium containing:
- a CDS encoding VCBS repeat-containing protein, with product MDPSAIIEQIDRILRSRSFASKSQLRKLLQVLHENMHSQITLKPDQVIKELWPAEIRTKRSADVAAEMNRLRRALKSYYEGEGARDSITICLPNRAVAAANETRERPWIIAKLRADAEDNAAADHQPRSHVNPRKGRRIAGLGAVLGAALVIVGYASIRMLTVHDQPKSGRLDGSTLRIMDAEGKELWNKVFPEGFGPEWYIAQGPRIWFVDVEGNGRTSVLFVYSPAIPGPHRTLICYSDRGKEKWRWTPGRELPELAGSPATYLIHTLRVLKAREGRPLRIVVLSQHDPWWPSQIAILDSNGRTISEYWHSGGLGYITLADLDGDGREEIVATGVSEYDHQATLVVLDPDRVFGASTEVRPDFQIHGMGVAQERLRLLFPRSDLNRALFQYGQAIEPTVEHGIVRLTVMECITPPGCRIYYEFDKNFRLIAAFAGGDEFRSAHARFYQNGKDAHPLNAEEQAAFQKVRCLVGCKSEFVPVGKLVP
- a CDS encoding IS1595 family transposase, which translates into the protein MKMIDVSKTLATDEQCLAYLEASRWPAGVRCTVCGAKEVSRITRKSKSKNVRAQLYQCLEKTCKTQFSATSGTIFHDSHLPLPKWFTAIALIVDAKKGKSALELSRNLGCNYRTAWYLSHRIREAMNEPDGLKLTGTVEIDETYIRGKQKGHKRKKLKDVVLGIRQRGGPLKLVQVKDNKAGTLYEQIEKHVDTNADHIMTDDAGWYNFRLTKFRNVPHSKIRHSAKEYVRGEVHTNTVENSFSLLKRAVIGTYHQLSIKHLQRYLNEFSYRFNRREDADMFEQTVSRMAGIKAMPYQKLVEQNAFTPFVRPQ
- a CDS encoding SMI1/KNR4 family protein, translated to MEADDQAFQPNAPASTEARASLRTALAQSLPESYFAFLARTNGGEGFIGARYVQLWRAEELAEMNRAYKTSEFFPNLFFIGSDGGGEAFAFDLSRTDAPVYEVPFIGLPTDARAIASSFDSFLATEVGYQNLH